A region from the Vicia villosa cultivar HV-30 ecotype Madison, WI linkage group LG3, Vvil1.0, whole genome shotgun sequence genome encodes:
- the LOC131658332 gene encoding uncharacterized protein LOC131658332: MEVISSFKGEWYLGIKVKRKNKIYYVVNIYAPYDLCKKRILWRKLVELKEEFDDGEWIIGGDFNSIKVRNERRGRVVAANYNEMNLFVSFIEESRLVDIPCKEKKFTWYSGDEMSMSRIDRFLISDDVINDWGWWDKVEGRGDFVLKEKLHLLKERLKWWNKVVFGIIDLEVEEGVKDIIFGDKLLELDSVELNPEIVKKRKEATNRFWTDLRIKENMLVQKSRLKWLNKEDSNSGFFHKVMKDRRRRNHIGPINSLNGSLSSVKDVKEEIVHHFLASLEE, from the exons ATGGAGGTGATTAGTAGTTTCAAAGGGGAATGGTATCTTGGTATCAAAGTTAAGAGgaagaataaaatttattatgtgGTTAATATTTATGCACCGTATGATTTATGCAAAAAAAGAATTCTTTGGAGGAAGTTGGTGGAGTTGAAGGAGGAGTTTGATGATGGTGAGTGGATCATAGGAGGGGACTTTAATTCTATTAAGGTCCGAAATGAAAGGAGGGGGAGGGTGGTGGCGGCAAACTATAATGAGATGAATCTTTTTGTGAGCTTCATAGAGGAAAGTAGATTGGTGGATATTCCTTGCAAAGAAAAAAAGTTTACTTGGTATAGTGGGGATGAAATGTCAATGAGTCGGATAGATAGATTTCTTATTTCAGATGATGTGATAAATGATTGGGGGTGGTGGGACAAA GTGGAAGGTAGGggagattttgttttgaaagaaaaactCCATCTTCTTAAAGAAAGACTCAAATGGTGGAATAAGGTGGTTTTTGGTATAATTGATTTGGAAGTAGAGGAAGGAGTTAAGGATATTATTTTTGGGGATAAATTGTTGGAGTTGGATTCGGTTGAGCTAAATCCCGAAATTGTGAAAAAAAGGAAGGAAGCTACAAATCGATTTTGGACGGATTTGCGCATCAAAGAGAATATGTTAGTTCAAAAATCAAGGTTGAAATGGCTTAACAAGGAAGACTCCAATAGTGGTTTTTTTCATAAAGTCATGAAGGATAGAAGGAGACGCAATCACATCGGTCCTATTAATTCTCTAAATGGCTCGCTAAGTTCGGTTAAAGATGTAAAGGAGGAAATAGTTCATCATTTTCTAGCAAGTTTGGAGGAGTAG